The genomic window GCGGCACCCGGCGAAGGGCGGGGATTCGGGCTCGGGCTCGCGCTCGTCCGCGACATCGCGACCCGCTTCGGCGGCTCGGTGCAGGTCGAGACCACCTCCCCGGCGGGCACGACCTTTCTGCTCACGCTTCCCGCCCGCGGCGGAGGGCCGCAGGGCTGAGGGTTCGCATGGACGGACCTATGGACTCCCCCTGACCGGCGGACTCTTGGCGCTGTCTTTGAACGCGCGCGCGAAAGTGTGGGCATGCCTGAGAACACCACCCCCAACGAGAACAAGGAAACCACTCCCGCCCCCGACAGCACGCCGACCGCTGCGACGACGCCGCTGCCGCCGCGCCCGCCCATGCCCGAGCAGCAGGCGGCCGCGCGGGCCGACGCGCAGGCCTCCGCCGCGCAGGCCGACGCCGCAGCGACGGCAGCGAAGGCCGACGCGAAGGCCGCCCGCGACGAGAAGCCGTTCGCCCAGCGCACCTGGGTGAAGGTGACCGGTGGGGTCGCCGCCGGTGTCGTGCTGCTGGGCATCGGGTTCGGCGCCGGCTGGGGCGTCTCGAACGCCGTGGAGCCGACGCTCGCCGGAAACCCGGGCGACAGCGAGTCCTGGCAGCTCGGCGAGCGCGGCGAGCTGCCGCGGGGCGACGAGTCCGGCGAGATGCCCCGGGGCGACGAGTCCGGCGACTCCGGTCGTTTCGGCCACGGCGGACCCCGCGGCGACATGCGCGGCGACATGCACGGCGATATGCACCGCCCCGGTGCACCCGAGGACAGCGAGTCCGACGTCGCACCCGAGGACGGCGGATCCGAGGCGCCGGACGCCGAGTCTGAGGACGACACCCGCGACGACGACGGCCGCCCCGAGCGCCGCGGCCCCGGCGACCGCCACTCCGACGAGCAGTCGAACGACGACGCGACGCAGACCAGCGCCTTCCGCTTCTGACCCGAACCCCCCGCGACGGCCACGCCCTCACCCCGGGCGTGGCCGCTTCGCGTCGCAGCGGTCGGGCGAAGTCGTCGTCCGCCTGCGCGCGGGACTACCGGAGCGGGACGCGCCGCGTCAACCGCCCAGCCGGTGACCAGCCGGTGGGTACCGTGGCAGAACGTGCCATCGAGGGGATGACGTGACCGCCGCAGAGACCGGGACGAGGACGACCGTCTCGGTGGTGATCCCGGTGAAGGACGACGACACCGAGCTGCGCCGCTGCCTGCGCGCCCTGGCGCTGCAGACGCGCCTGCCCGACGAGATCGTCGTCGTCGACAACGGCTCCACCGATTCCTCGGCCGAGGTCGCCCGCGCCGCGGGGGCGCGCGTGGTGCGCTGCGACGAGCGCGGCATCCCGGCCGCCAGCTCCTGCGGGTACGACGCCGCACGCGGCGACATCATTCTTCGTCTGGACGCCGACAGCCTGCCCTCCCACACCTGGGTGCAGACGATGTCCGAGGCGCTGGAGCGGCAAGCCGACGTGTCGGCCTTCACCGGCGGCGCGCGGTTCATCGACGGTCCGCGGCGCCTCCGGCGCCCGTTGGCCGCCCTCTACCTCGGCGCCTACGCGGCCGTGACCTTCTCGGCCCTCGGCCACCTGCCGCTGTTCGGATCCAACCTCGCCTTCCGCGCCTCGGCCTGGCGGGACGTGCGCCACGAGGTGCACCGCCACGACCCCGAGGTGCACGACGACCTCGACCTGGCGTTCCACCTGGGGCTGCGCCACCGCATCCGGTACCTGCCGCACGCGGCGATGGGCATCTCGATGCGCCCGTTCGGCGACCGCGTGGGGTTCCGGCGACGGGTCTGGCGCGGCCACCACACCGTCGTCATCCACTGGCCCGAGGACTTCCCGCCGGTGCGCTGGCAGAAGCTGGCGTTGCAGCGCGCCCTGCACAGGCGCGGCCCGTCTCCCACCCGAAGCCGCTCCGGCCGATGAGCGACTCCCCCCGCCCCCTCATCGGCCCGGTGGCCGCACCCGACCTGCATGTCATGACGTTCAACGTCAGGCGGCGGATGCCGGCGCTGCTCACCCGGCCCGCCGACCGCTGGGCGCGGCGTCGCCCTCGCCTTCGCGCCGTGCTGCGCGCGGAGCGGCCGACGCTTCTCGGTGCGCAGGAGGCGCTGCCCGACCAGGCCGCCGCGATCGCCGCGGCCCTCGGTCCGAGCCACCGTTCCGTCGGCCACGGGCGCGACGCCGGCGGCTCGGGCGAGGCCTGTCCGCTGTTCTACGACGCCGAGCGGCTCGAGCTGATCGACTGGCAGCAGTCCGCCCTGTCGGACCGCCCCGACCAGCCCGGATCCGCCACCTGGGGCAACGTCATCCCTCGCATCCTCGTGCAGGCCTCCTTCCGCGACCGGGCCACCTCGGCTGCGTTCCTGGTGATGAACACCCACCTCGACGTGTTCTCCGCGCGCGCCCGGCTGCGCAGCGCCCAGCACATCCGTCGCCTCATCGCCGCGCAGCCACGGCCGGCCCTGGTGATGGGCGACCTCAACGCGGGTCCTTCCTCCCCCGCGCTGCACGACCTCCTCTCCGACGGCACGCTGGTCGACGCCTGGACGGCGGCGACCGACCGTCTCACCCCGGAATGGGGAACCTACGGCGGGTACCGCCCGCCCCGCCCGGGCCGTGACCGCATCGACTGGATCGCCGTCTCGCCCGCTGCCACCGTCGTCACCGCGGCCGTCAACGCGCACCCGGTGGACGGCGGCTGGGCGTCGGACCACTTTCCCGTGCAGGCCGTCGTGCGGATGCCGCGATCGGAGAGCAGCCCGTGATCGAGAACTTCCTGCGGCCGCCGCAGACGGTGAGCGAGGTCATCGCCGACGCGCTGCGGCTCGTCGGGCTCCTCAGCGTCATCGCGGCGTCGATCTGGAGCACCGCGACCGACGCCGGCATCCTGTCCCTCGCCCTGCCGGCGCTGCTGGTGCCTCGCTTCATCGGCGTCCGCTCGTCGTTCGACATCGTCTACCAGGTCGTCGTGCTGACGGCGGCGTGGAGCAACGTGCTGGACCTCTACCGCACCATCGACAACTGGGACCTCATCCTGCACTTCTCCTGCACAGCGGTGCTCGCGGCGATCTCCTACCTCGCGCTCGTCCGGTTCTCGATCACCCCCGACCCGCGTACCGAGGGCTTTGCGCGACGCACGGCCATCGTGCTGGTCACCGTGCTGGGACTCGCGGCGAGCGCCGTCTGGGAGATGATCGAGTGGGTCGGCTACGCATTCATCACCGACGAGATCTTCGTGACCTATCCGGACACGATCGGCGACATGGCCGTCGGCGGGCTCGGCTCCCTCGTCTCGGGCATCGTGCTGGCGTTCGTGCGCCTCGACCGCCCCGACGCCTGACCGGTTCGCGCCGCCACCGGCCTGACACATCCCCCCGCGGCGCGCAAGGCCCGGGTACCCCGACGGCACCGGTGCTCTACTGGGGGGACCCATTGCTCGCAGACGGAGGCATCATGTCCGACGACACGCAGAACACGCAGGGCACACCCGACGGCGACCTCGAGGCGGACACCGCTTCGGGTGGCGCGCCCGAGCAGCCCGACACCACCGACGACGACGACCGTCCGGTCGACAACCCGTCCGGAGGATGAGCGCGCCGACGACGCGGAGCACCCGATCGGCGCAGAACCTCTGGTCCGGCGTGCTGTTCGGCGTCGGCCTCATCGCGTTCATCGACGAGGCCGTCTTCCACCAGCTGCTGCACTGGCATCACTTCTACGACCTGTCGACGCCCGCGATGGGCCTCGTCTCCGACGGCATCTTCCACGCGGTGAGCTGGTTCGCGACCATCGCGGGCCTGTTCCTGCTGGCGGACCTGCGCCGCCACGACGCCCTGCACTGGCGGCGATGGACCGGCGGCGTGCTGCTCGGCGCGGGCGTCTTCCAGCTGTACGACGGCACGGTGCACCACAAGGTGTTCGGCATCCACGAGATCCGCTACGTCGAGGACGTCTTCGTCTACGACCTGGTCTGGAACCTCGCTGCCGCCGCGATGATCGTCGCCGGAGCCGTGCTCGTCCACCTCACGCGCAGCACCGCACCGGTGCGCGTCGCGTCCTCCGTCCGCTAGCAGCGCGTACGCATGGATGCCACACACGCGCATGGCGGCGGCGGATCGCTCGACGCGCTCGTCGTGTTCGTCGCCGTCGTGGCGGTGGCCTGCTACCTCGGCGGCGTCGCCGGCTCACGCCGACGCGGCCGCGACTGGCCCGTGTCGCGCACGGTGCTGTGGTGCGCCGGGATCGCGGCCGGCGCCGCCGCTGCGGCGGGTCCGCTGGCTGCGGCCGCCCATGAGAGCTTCACGGCCCACATGTGGGCGCATCTGCTGGGCGGCATGGCGGCCCCGCTGCTGATGGTGCTGGCCGCCCCCGTCACCCTCGCCCTGCGCACCCTCGACGTCACCCCCGCCCGGCGCCTGAGCCGGCTGCTGCGCAGCGCCCCCGCACGGTTCCTGTCCCACCCGATCCCGGCCGCCGTGATCAATGCCGGTGGCCTCTGGCTGATCTACCTCACGCCGCTCTTCGACGCGATGCGCACGCAGCCGCTCGTGCACGTGCTGGTGCACGCGCACCTGGTCGCGGCCGGGTACCTCTTCCTCGCCGCCGTGATCGGGCTCGATCCCCGCCCCCACCCGCCGGGGCGCGTGCTGACGTCGATCGTGCTCGTGGCGACGATGGCCTCGCACGGCATCCTGGCGAAGTACCTCTACGCCAACCCGCCCGCAGGTCTCGATGTCCTCGACGTGCGGGCGGGGGCGCAGCTGATGTACTACACGGGCGCGTGGGTCGAAGCGGTCACGATCGTGATCTTCTGCGCGCAGTGGTACCGGGCGACCGGTGTCACTTCCCGCGCTTCGAGGCCGGCAGGAACACGGCTCGAACGAGCTTGATCGCCAGAACCGACGCCACGACCCACGGTCCGATCACGAGGATGGGGTCGAGCCAGGCGTGCTTCAGGTCGATGCGCCCTCGTCCGACGCGCGAGGCGATCGGGTGGTGGGCGATCTCTCCCGCCACGCCCGACTCGGTGATCGGGTCGTCGGGACGCTTGCTGAAGAGCGAGGTGACGTGGGCGGTGACGGCATCCACCCGGTCTCCCGCCACGAGCAGCAGCCAGTGTGCGGTCTGCCCTTCGCTGAAGCGGTCGTATGCGAACCGGCGGATGCGTCCGGAGATGCCGTGCAGCGGCTGGGCGGTGCCGAAGACGGGCGTGACGCGCTCGTGCTCGATCGAGCGCTCGCGGCCGCTCGCGCCGGCCTGCTGCGGGGGCAGCTCCCAGTGAGCACCGGTCTCGATGCCCGGCTGCTCTCGCGGGAACGCGGGCCGGTCTGCCGGGTCGAGGTCGGCGCCCCAGCCGGGGATGCGGGCGCGCAGCGCCTCGGGGTCGGGGGTGGAACCGGGCTTGTCTGCGGTGTAAGGCATGTCGGTCTCCTTCGAAACGGCGCTCAGGCCACCGTGATGACGGGCTTGATGATGTCGTCGAGCTTCGACGAGAAGATGTGGTACCCCTCGGCGATGTGCTCGAGCGGAATGCGGTGGGTGATCATCTCACTGGGCTTGATGTGCCCCGCAGCGATGTGCTCGAGCAGCCGCGGCCACTGCCGCTTGACCGGGGCCTGGTTCATGCGCATCGTGACGCCCTTGTTCATGGCGTCGCCGAACTTCACGGCGCTGAACAGCGGCCCGTAGGCGCCCATCACCGAGATCGTGCCGCCCTTGCGCACCGAGTCGATCGCCCAGTTGAGGGCCACCGGCGAACCGCCCTGCAGCTTGAGCTTGGCCGCCGTGACGTGCTGCATGATGTGCCCGTCGGCTTCGGCGCCGACCGCCTCGACCACGACGTCGGCGCCGAGTCCGCCGGTCTGCTTCTTCAGCTCGAGGACGATGTCGTTCACCTGGCCGAAGTTGATCGTCTCGGCGTGGGCGAACTCCTCGGCCTTGCGAAGGCGATAGTCCAGGTAGTCCACGACGATCACGCGACCGGCACCCATCAGCCAGCACGAGCGGGCGGCGGCCAGCCCGATGGGACCGGCGCCGAACACCACCGCGGTGTCGCCCTCGACGATGTCGGCCAATTGCGCGCCGAAGTAGCCCGTCGAGAAGGCGTCCGTCAGCAGCAGGGCGTCTTCGGGGTTGACGCCGTCGGGGATCACAGCCGGTCCCACGTCGGCGAACGGCACGCGCACGAGCTCGGCCTGCCCGCCGTCGTATCCGCCGGCGGTGTGCGAGTAGCCGTAGATGCCGCCGACCGCCGTGGCGTTGGCGTTGACGTTGTGGCAGTTGGAGAAGAGCCCGCGGGAGCAGAAGAAGCAGCTGCCGCAGAATATGTTGAAGGGCACCATGACGCGGTCGCCGACCGACAGGTTCTGCACCGACGAGCCGACCTGCTCCACCCTGCCGATGAACTCGTGGCCGAACGTGTGGCCCACCCGGGTGTCGGGCATCATGCCGTGGTACAGGTGCAGATCGGAACCGCAGATCGCGGCGAGCTCCACCCGAACGATCGCGTCGTTGGGGTGCTCGATCTTCGGATCGGGCTTCTCTTCCACGCGGAGCTTGTAAGGCCCGCGGTAGGTCATGGCTTTCATTCGCGCCTCCTTGTCGGTTCTTCAGTGTGGCGCGGCCACCGGCGCGGTACGCGGGGGTTGCCAAGCCAGCGCTGGCATGGCACAGAGGCCGCCGTCAGAGGGTGACCAGTCGCACGTCGCGCAGCTCTCCGGCGTCGAGCTCGGCGGTCATCATCGTGTGGTGGGGCTGCCGGCGGCGGTCGGTCGGCGATCCGGGGTTGAGAAGCCGCAGTCCGCCGGGGGTCGTGGTGTCCCACGGGATGTGGCTGTGGCCGAAGACCAGCAGGTCGGCGTCGGCGAAGGCGGCATCCATCCGCGTCTCCCGCCGGCGCGCGTCACCGGTCTCGTGGATCACCGCGACCCGTACGCCGTCGATCTCACGCCGCGCGATCTCGGGCAGCCTGTCGCGCAGGTCGGCGCCGTCGTTGTTGCCGTAGACGCCGAGCACCGGGGCGTGCCGCTCCAGCTCGTCGAGGACGGATGCCGCGACCCAGTCGCCGGCGTGGATCACGAGGTCCGCGGCATCCGCTGCGTGCAGCAGCGCGTCGGGGAGCCGGCGCGCGCGCCCCGGGATGTGGGTGTCGGACACCATCAGCAGCCGAGTGCTCACGGCCGGTGTCGTTCGTCGGTCATGTCGCGCTCCTTCGTCGCCCTCCACCCTCACCGATGGCCGGAACGGGGAATGAGGGCTTGACACCAGCGGTCCGGCGGGCCAGTACGGGAGGGGGCAGTGTTCATGCGCCGCATGCGCCCCGTTCACCTTCGGCCCATACGTTGATTGCGAACGCGCGACCGCACTTACGAAAGCGGCGCTTCGTTGTTGGATGATGACAAACGTTTGAGGTAGTGTCCCCCTGGTGGGACCCACCTCAATGAAGAGCGAGAGGCACAGCATGTTTGGATCACGCAAGAGGCACCTGGCGGTCATGGGAGCGGCGACTGTCGCCGTGCTCGCCCTCAGCGGGTGCGCCGGCGGAGACGCCGAGACCGAGGCCGACGCCGGCGACACCGGCTCGTCGGACGGAACGCTCATCGTCTACACGAACTCCAACTCGGACGGCCGCGGCGAGTGGATCCAGGCGCAGGCCGAAGAGGCCGGCTTCGACATCGAGATCGTGGGTCTCGGCGGCGCCGACCTCACCAACCGCATCATCGCCGAGAAGAACAACCCCGTCGGCGACGTGGTGTTCGGTCTCAACAACATGTTCTTCGAGCAGCTGAAGGCCGAAGACGCCATCGTCGCCTACGAGCCGAGCTGGAGCGGTGAGGTTCCTGCCGACGCCGGCGACCCCGCCGACGGCGCCTACTGGCCGCTCGTGCAGCAGGCGATCGTCACCGTCTACGACGAGAACACCGTCTCGGACGCCCCCGACGACATCGAGCAGCTCGCGACGGACGAGGCTTACCAGGGCCGCTATGAGGTCAACCCCGCACTCGGTCAGGCGACGCCGCAGCTCGTGCTCGCCGGCATCCTCAGCCGCCACCTCGACGAGGACGGCGACCTGGGCGTCAGCGACGAGGGCTGGGAGATCGTGGAGTCGTACTACGCCAACGGCTCCCCCCTCGTGGAGGGCACCGACCTGTATGCCCGCATCACCCGTGACGAGGTCGACTTCGGCGTGCTGCCCTCCAGCGGCATCGCCGCCCGTGACGAGGAGTACGGCACCAGCACGGGCCTCGTCGTGCCCGAGTACGGCGTTCCCTACGTGACCGAGCAGATCTCCCTCATCAACGGCGCCGCCAACGAGACGCGCGCGCAGGAGTTCATCGACTGGTTCGGCAGCGCCGACGTGCAGGGCGCCTTCGCCGCTGAGTTCAACGCCATGCCGGTCAACGAGGCCGCCGTCGAGCAGGCCAACCCCGACGTGGTGGCACAGCTGGCCGAGATCCCGCGCCAGGACATCGACTTCGGCCTCGTGAGCGAGCACCTCGGCGACTGGGTCGAGAAGGTCACGCTCGAGTACATCGGCTGAGAAGGCGACAGGCACAGACAGTGATCCGCTTCGACGACGTCGACGTCACCTTCGGTGAGCACCGCGCGGTGCGGGGGCTCAGCCTCGAGATCCGCGAGGGCGAGTTCTTCACGCTGCTGGGGCCCTCGGGCTGCGGCAAGACCACCGCGCTGCGTTCGCTCGCCGGCTTCATCCAGCCGACGGCGGGACGCATCGTCATCGGCGATCGCGACGTCACTAATGTGCCCAGCGAGAAGCGCGGCGTGGGGATGGTCTTCCAGAACTACGCCCTGTTCCCGAGCATGAACGTGCGCGAGAACATCGCCTTCGGGCTGGCTGTGCGCAAGAGCTCCAAGGCCGAGCAGCGCCGGCTGGTCGACGAGATCGCCGACCGCACCGGCCTCGCGTCGGCGCAGCTCGAGAAGAACGTCGCGGAGCTGTCGGGGGGTCAGCAGCAGCGGGTGGCGATCGCCCGTGCGCTGGTGCTGACCCCCAAGATCCTGCTGCTCGACGAGCCGCTGTCGAACCTCGACGCGAAGCTGCGGGTGCAGCTGCGCGAGCAGCTGAAGCAGCTGCAGAGCGAGGTCGGCGTCACGACCGTCTACGTCACGCACGACCAGGAGGAGGCGCTGACCCTCAGCGACCGCATCGCGGTACTGGATGCCGGTGAGCTGCAGCAGGTCGGCACCCCTGAGGAGATCTACGACCGCAGCGCCACCTCGTTCGTCTGCCGGTTCATCGGGGAGAGCAACCGCCTCACCCCGGCCGTGCTGCGGCGGCTGCGCGAGAGCGCGGCCGCGAGCGGCGCGGCATCCGACCTCCCCCTTCTCGATGAGAACGCGGAGAGCTACGTGCGCCCCGAGAAGGTCGCCGTCACGGTGGGAGCACCGGCGTCGGGGGCCGTCGCGGGCATTCCGTCCGTCGAAGGCACCGTCGAAGGGCGCACGTACCACGGCAGCCACAGCGTCTACACGGTCGCCGTCGACGACGCGAAGCTGCGCGTGAGCGTGCCCGGCTCCGCCGCTGCGAAGCGGTGGGAGCCGGGGACGCAGGTCACCCTCGGCATCGATCCGCGCTGGGTCCTGCAGTACCCGGGAGCCTGAGATGGCGTTCAGCGCTCCCCCGCCGCCGGAGGCGGACGAGCTTCCGGCCGCGGCCGCCCCCGTGCCGCCGGCCCGCGCCGGCAGGCGGGGTCGGCGCGGCTCCGGCCAGGCGCGCGCCATGGTGCGCTCGCCCCTCGTGTGGGTCACCGGCGTCGCCGTGCTGTGGTTCGCCGCGGCGTTCCTCGTGCTCCCCAACCTCTCGCTGCTGGGGACGACCTTCTTCCCCGACGGACAGTTCAGCGTGCGGGCCGTGGAGAAGCTCCTCGGCAGCGAACGGGCGATGCGCACGCTGGGCAACAGCTTCCTGCTGGCGGTGACGCTGTCGATCACCGTCAACATCGTGGGTGTCTTCATCGTGCTGGTCACGCAGTACTTCCGCGTCCGCGGGTCGCGCGTGCTGTGGCTCGGCTACGCCACGACGCTCATCTACGGCGGCATCGTGCTGGCCGCCGGCTACAACTTCATCTACGGCCGGTTCGGGTTCGTGACGAACCTGGCGCTGAACATCTGGCCGGACCTCGACCGCGACTGGTTCTCGGGCTACTTCGCCGTCGTGTTCGTGATGACCTTCGCGACCACGACCAACCACATGCTCTTCCTGTCGTCGTCGCTGGCGAAGATCGACTTCGCCTCCATCGAGGCGGCGAAGCTCATGGGCGCCTCCACGTGGACGATCCTGCGCCGCATCGTGCTGCCGGTGATGCGGCCGATGCTCTTCGCCGTCACCGTGTTGACCTTCCTCATCGGCCTGGGGGCCCTCACCGCCCCGCTCGTGCTCGGCGGTCCGGACTTCCAGACCGTGGCCCCCCTCATCGTCGACCTCTCCCGCAGCCCCGTGACCCGCGACATCGCGGCGCTCCTGGCGATCGTGCTGGGACTCGCGACGATCGTGCTGCTGGCGATCATGAACCGCGCCGAGAAGTCGGGCGTCTACTTCTCGGTGGCCAAGGTCGCCACCCCCATCCAGAAGCAGCCGATCCCCAACCCGGTCGCCAACGCCGTCGTGCACGTGCTGGCCTACCTCGTGTGGCTGATCTACCTCATCCCGGTCGTGCTGATCGTGCTGTTCTCGTTCGTCGACGCCCGCAGCATCCTCGCCGGCAGCATCACCCTCGACAGCTTCACGCTGCAGAACTACATCACGGTGTTCACCACCCCCGGAGCGATCCGCCCGTTCATCGTCAGCGTCGTCTACAGCGCCCTGGCGTCGGTGATCGTCGTGGTCGGGCTGCTCTTCGTCGCCCGCCTGCTGCAGCGCTACCGCAACCCGGTGACGTCGCTCATCGAGTACGTGCTGCACATCCCGTGGATCCTGCCCACGGTGCTCATCGCCCTGGGGCTCGTCATGACCTTCGACCGCCCCAACGGCTGGGTCGCCGGCGCCGTGCTCACCGGCACCCCGGTGCTGCTGCTGGTGGCCTACATCGTCATCAAGATCCCGTTCACGCTTCGCCTGCTGAAGGCGGCCTTCGCCTCGGTGCCGGATTCGCTGGAGGATGCCTCGCGCATCCTCGGCGCGAAGTCGCTGACGGCGTTCCGGCGGGTCATCATCCCCCTGGTGCTGCCCACCGCGGCGGCGATCACCGCGCTGAACTTCAACAGCCTGCTCGACGACTACGACGCGGCGATCTTCCTCTACCACCCGCTGTACAAGCCGCTCGGCGTCGCGATCCAGGAGAGCACCCGCGGCGAGAACAACCTCGACGCCATGCCGATCACGTTCGTCTACACCGTGCTGCTCATGATCATCATGGGTCTGGTGATGTATTTCGTGTACGGCCGCGGAGCGCGAGCCGGAAGTCCTCGCCGGCGCGGTCGGAGCGACCACGCATGAGCGACGTGCCCGACCGCCCGCCCCTGCGGGTGACGATCAGCGACGTCGCCGCGGCCGCAGGCGTCTCGCGGGCCACGGCGACCCGGGCGCTGAAGGGCGAAGGGCGCTTCGCGGAAGAGACCCGCGCGCGCATCCTCGACATCAGCGAGCGCCTGGGCTACGTGCCGAACACGATGGCGGCCGAGCTCGCCGCCGGGCGCACCGGCACCGTCGGGCTGTTGCTGCGCGACGCCAGCAACCCGGCCTACGGCCTGCTGTTCTCGTGCCTGCAGGACGAAGCGAACCGGTGCGGACTGGATCTGGTGACCGTGACGATCGGCGCCGACACCGGCGGCACGAAGCAGGTCACCGCCCTGCAGCGGCTGCTGGGCATGCGGGTGGCGGGCCTCATCGTCGCCACCGGCGGTGTGACGAGCGCACAGCTGGACCCCTTCGCCGACCAGGTGCCGATCATCCGCGCCGGCCGGGACGCCACCGGCGACCGCGTGCACTCGGTCGCCTATGACGAGCACACGCACGGCACACTGCTGGCCGATCACATCCACTCCCTCGGGCACCGCAGGGTCGCGGTGCTGGCGACGGACCCGGCGGCATCCTTCCCCGAGCACGTGCGCGCCACCGCGATGCGGGACCGGCTCGAGGCCGCCGGCGTCGAGGTCGAGACGGTGCCGGTGTCGGCCGCGCCGGATGACGGCGTGGACGCGGCGCTCGCCCTCGCCTCTTCCGGACGGATCACCGCCGTGCTGTGCCCCTCGGACTACCGCCAGCTGGCGGTGCTCCGCGCCGCGCGGGCGGCGCACCTCGACGTCCCCCGTGACCTCAGCGTCACCGGGTGCGACGGCATCCTCCCCGGCGCCGACCTGCTGGGTCTCACCACGGTGCGCATCCCCGTCGAGCAGGTGGCGCGCGAGACCGTCGAGGCGATGCAGCACCTTCTCGGTTCCGGTGACGACGGAGTGATCCGTCGCTCGCATGCCGGACCCCTCGTCCCCGGATCGACGGCGGCCACGCCGTCCTGAACCTGCGGCGCGCGCCGGGTGTCGCCGCCCGATTCCCGTGCCGCATCCGCGCCCTTCCCGAGACCCCCGAAGGAACGACCCGATGATCGTCAGCGAACACCCCCGGCCCGCGAAGACCTTCGTGCACCTGGCCGACACCCACCTGCCCGGGGAGCACTCGCCCCTGTACGGCGCTGCCGACGCCGACGGGCACCTGGCGGTGCTGCTCGACCGGATCGAGACGAGTGGCCTGCGCCCGGACGCGCTGCTGCTGGCCGGCGACCTCGTCGATCGGGGCGATCGGTCGGCGTACCGCCGGCTGCGCGCGCTCGTCGAGCCCGTCGCCGAGCGGATCGGCGCCGAGGTGGTGTGGGCGGCGGGCAACCACGACGACCGCGCCGCCATGCGCGCGGAGCTGCCGCTGCCGGAAGCGGCCGACCCGGCATCCCCCGTGTGCTTCACCCGCTGGTTCGGCGGGCTGCGGGTGCTGGTGCTCGATTCGACCGTGCCGGGCGCGCACTGGGGCGAGGTCGGGCCCGAGCAGGAGGCATGGCTGCGCGACGAGCTCTCGCAGCGCGCGCCCGAGGGGAGCCTGCTCGTGGTGCACCACCCGCCGCTTCCGACGGTGCTCGATCTCGCGGTGACGGTGGAGCTGCGCGGCCAGCAGGAGCTCGCCGACGTGCTGCGGGGGTCGGACGTGCGGGCGATCCTGTCGGGGCATGTGCACCACCCGTCGTTCGGCACGTTCGCCGGCATTCCCGTCGCCGTTGCGTCGTCGAGCGCGTACGGGCAGGATCTCGCGACCACCGTGGGGTCGACGCGGGGCCAGGATGCCGCGCAGGGCTACAACCTGGTGCAGGTGTACGCCGACACGATCGTGCACTCCGCGGTCGCGCTGGGCCGCGGGTCCACCGTCGGCGAGCACGTGCCCGCCGACGAGGCCGCCCGGCGCATCGCCGCCGCCGGCATCGCCTGGCGCGAGTGAGTATTCGCGGCGCCGAGTGAGTATTCGCG from Microbacterium sp. zg-Y625 includes these protein-coding regions:
- a CDS encoding LacI family DNA-binding transcriptional regulator, which encodes MSDVPDRPPLRVTISDVAAAAGVSRATATRALKGEGRFAEETRARILDISERLGYVPNTMAAELAAGRTGTVGLLLRDASNPAYGLLFSCLQDEANRCGLDLVTVTIGADTGGTKQVTALQRLLGMRVAGLIVATGGVTSAQLDPFADQVPIIRAGRDATGDRVHSVAYDEHTHGTLLADHIHSLGHRRVAVLATDPAASFPEHVRATAMRDRLEAAGVEVETVPVSAAPDDGVDAALALASSGRITAVLCPSDYRQLAVLRAARAAHLDVPRDLSVTGCDGILPGADLLGLTTVRIPVEQVARETVEAMQHLLGSGDDGVIRRSHAGPLVPGSTAATPS
- a CDS encoding ABC transporter ATP-binding protein, with the protein product MIRFDDVDVTFGEHRAVRGLSLEIREGEFFTLLGPSGCGKTTALRSLAGFIQPTAGRIVIGDRDVTNVPSEKRGVGMVFQNYALFPSMNVRENIAFGLAVRKSSKAEQRRLVDEIADRTGLASAQLEKNVAELSGGQQQRVAIARALVLTPKILLLDEPLSNLDAKLRVQLREQLKQLQSEVGVTTVYVTHDQEEALTLSDRIAVLDAGELQQVGTPEEIYDRSATSFVCRFIGESNRLTPAVLRRLRESAAASGAASDLPLLDENAESYVRPEKVAVTVGAPASGAVAGIPSVEGTVEGRTYHGSHSVYTVAVDDAKLRVSVPGSAAAKRWEPGTQVTLGIDPRWVLQYPGA
- a CDS encoding metallophosphoesterase, encoding MIVSEHPRPAKTFVHLADTHLPGEHSPLYGAADADGHLAVLLDRIETSGLRPDALLLAGDLVDRGDRSAYRRLRALVEPVAERIGAEVVWAAGNHDDRAAMRAELPLPEAADPASPVCFTRWFGGLRVLVLDSTVPGAHWGEVGPEQEAWLRDELSQRAPEGSLLVVHHPPLPTVLDLAVTVELRGQQELADVLRGSDVRAILSGHVHHPSFGTFAGIPVAVASSSAYGQDLATTVGSTRGQDAAQGYNLVQVYADTIVHSAVALGRGSTVGEHVPADEAARRIAAAGIAWRE
- a CDS encoding ABC transporter permease; translation: MAFSAPPPPEADELPAAAAPVPPARAGRRGRRGSGQARAMVRSPLVWVTGVAVLWFAAAFLVLPNLSLLGTTFFPDGQFSVRAVEKLLGSERAMRTLGNSFLLAVTLSITVNIVGVFIVLVTQYFRVRGSRVLWLGYATTLIYGGIVLAAGYNFIYGRFGFVTNLALNIWPDLDRDWFSGYFAVVFVMTFATTTNHMLFLSSSLAKIDFASIEAAKLMGASTWTILRRIVLPVMRPMLFAVTVLTFLIGLGALTAPLVLGGPDFQTVAPLIVDLSRSPVTRDIAALLAIVLGLATIVLLAIMNRAEKSGVYFSVAKVATPIQKQPIPNPVANAVVHVLAYLVWLIYLIPVVLIVLFSFVDARSILAGSITLDSFTLQNYITVFTTPGAIRPFIVSVVYSALASVIVVVGLLFVARLLQRYRNPVTSLIEYVLHIPWILPTVLIALGLVMTFDRPNGWVAGAVLTGTPVLLLVAYIVIKIPFTLRLLKAAFASVPDSLEDASRILGAKSLTAFRRVIIPLVLPTAAAITALNFNSLLDDYDAAIFLYHPLYKPLGVAIQESTRGENNLDAMPITFVYTVLLMIIMGLVMYFVYGRGARAGSPRRRGRSDHA